In Drosophila santomea strain STO CAGO 1482 chromosome 2L, Prin_Dsan_1.1, whole genome shotgun sequence, a single window of DNA contains:
- the LOC120458212 gene encoding cytosolic non-specific dipeptidase — MSEISSELLKLFAFVDGKKEDYIGALKTVVGIQSVSAWPEKRGEIDRMVEWTTDRLRSLGAETELADVGQQTLPNGQIIPLPKVLLGTLGKDPSKKTVLVYGHLDVQPALKEDGWNTNPFELTQVDGKLFGRGASDDKGPVLCWIHAIEAYQKLNITLPVNVKFVFEGMEESGSEGLDDLLLERKDNFLADVDFVCISDNYWLGKKRPCLTYGLRGLAYFQVEVECSSKDLHSGVFGGTVHEAMPDLCHLLSILVDKDTKILVPGVDRDVAPQIQNEQSIYENIDFEVAEYKKDIGVQQLPHNGDKTRLLQARWRYPSLSVHGIEGAFYEPGAKTVIPKKVIGKFSIRLVPNQDPKHIEECVVKYLNDKWAERGSPNKMKVTMLSAGKPWTEDPNHPHYEAAKRAIKHVFNVEPDMTREGGSIPVTLTLQEATGKNVILVPVGACDDGAHSQNEKIDIYNYIEGTKLLGAYLHEVGKL, encoded by the exons ATGTCCGAGATATCAAGTGAACTTCTAAAATTATTTGC CTTTGTGGACGGCAAAAAAGAAGATTACATCGGGGCCCTAAAAACTGTTGTGGGTATTCAGTCCGTTTCAGCTTGGCCCGAAAAGCGAGGCGAAATTGATCGCATGGTGGAATGGACCACGGATCGGCTGAGGTCTCTGGGTGCTGAGACAGAGCTGGCAGATGTTGGTCAGCAGACTTTGCCGAACGGCCAGATAATACCACTGCCAAAGGTTCTGCTTGGAACTTTGGGCAAAGACCCCTCTAAGAAGACCGTTTTGGTTTATGGTCATTTGGATGTGCAGCCCGCCTTGAAGGAAGATGGATGGAACACCAATCCCTTTGAGCTTACACAGGTGGATGGAAAGCTGTTTGGACGCGGGGCATCCGACGACAAAGGACCAGTGCTGTGCTGGATCCACGCTATCGAGGCTTATCAGAAACTCAACATTACACTGCCAGTGAACGTTAAATTCGTATTTGAGGGAATGGAGGAAAGCGGCAGCGAAGGCCTCGACGATTTGTTATTGGAACGTAAAGATAATTTCTTAGCGGATGTTgattttgtttgcatttccgATAACTATTGGCTGGGAAAAAAACGTCCTTGCCTTACATATGGTCTTCGCGGTCTGGCATACTTtcaagtggaagtggaatgCTCCAGCAAAGACTTGCATAGCGGAGTTTTTGGAGGCACCGTTCACGAAGCAATGCCGGATCTGTGTCATTTGCTAAGCATACTTGTCGATAAGGATACGAAAATCCTAGTCCCTGGTGTGGATCGCGAC GTCGCACCACAAATCCAGAACGAGCAATCTATATATGAGAACATAGACTTTGAAGTTGCTGAGTACAA GAAAGACATTGGTGTTCAGCAGCTGCCGCATAATGGCGATAAAACAAGGTTACTTCAAGCCAGGTGGCGTTATCCCAGTCTTTCTGTTCACGGAATTGAAGGTGCATTTTATGAGCCAGGCGCAAAAACTGTCATTCCGAAGAAGGTTATTGGCAAGTTCTCCATTCGTCTTGTCCCTAACCAAGATCCAAAGCACATTGAAGAGTGTGTCGTAAAATACCTTAATGATAAATGGGCCGAGCGCGGCTCGCCTAACAAAATGAAG GTTACTATGCTCTCAGCTGGTAAGCCCTGGACCGAGGACCCTAACCATCCTCATTATGAGGCTGCAAAAAGAGCCATTAAGCATGTTTTCAATGTAGAACCAGATATGACCCGTGAAGGGGGATCTATTCCAGTAACGTTAACATTGCAGGAAGCCACGGGTAAAAACGTAATCCTTGTGCCAGTAGGTGCTTGTGACGACGGTGCCCACTctcaaaatgaaaaaattgaTATTTACAACTACATTGAAGGC ACTAAACTTCTTGGCGCCTATCTGCACGAAGTgggaaaattataa